The Leifsonia williamsii genome includes a region encoding these proteins:
- a CDS encoding aminoglycoside phosphotransferase family protein: MRANLTPEADIAADEPLVARLIAEQHPDLAAPLRLVSDGWDNRVFRLGDDLAVRIPRREAAAHLVEHEQRALPAIAARVGVPVPAPVRVGVPSATFPWAWSILPWFEGVDGAAVDGAARRGIADELAAFVGRLHVPAPADAPHNPVRGVPLITRDAAVQERLDRLSTRLDVAPLRAAWAEALAAPPWDGPALWLHGDLHPGNLLLSSSGGLAAVLDFGDVTAGDPATDLATAWLTFDEEGREAFRAAMPQPPCADADQWAATWTRARGWAVTMGSALAAHSDDNPRMASLGRHALTQLA; the protein is encoded by the coding sequence GTGCGCGCGAACCTGACCCCCGAGGCCGACATCGCGGCGGACGAGCCGCTGGTCGCACGCCTCATCGCCGAGCAGCACCCCGACCTCGCCGCGCCGCTGCGGCTGGTGTCCGACGGCTGGGACAACCGGGTGTTCCGGCTGGGCGACGACCTGGCCGTTCGAATCCCGCGCCGGGAGGCCGCTGCCCATCTGGTCGAGCATGAGCAGCGGGCGCTCCCCGCGATCGCGGCGCGCGTCGGCGTGCCCGTGCCCGCGCCGGTGCGGGTGGGTGTACCGAGCGCGACGTTCCCGTGGGCGTGGAGCATCCTCCCCTGGTTCGAGGGAGTGGACGGCGCCGCGGTGGACGGCGCGGCGCGGCGCGGCATCGCGGACGAGTTGGCCGCGTTCGTCGGCCGGCTGCACGTGCCGGCACCCGCCGACGCCCCGCACAACCCGGTGCGCGGGGTGCCGCTGATCACGCGCGACGCCGCGGTGCAGGAGCGGCTGGACCGGCTCTCCACGCGGCTCGACGTCGCGCCGCTGCGCGCTGCCTGGGCGGAGGCCCTGGCCGCGCCGCCGTGGGACGGGCCGGCGCTGTGGCTGCACGGCGACCTCCACCCCGGCAACCTGCTGCTGAGCTCCTCCGGCGGGCTGGCCGCCGTGCTCGACTTCGGCGACGTGACCGCGGGCGACCCGGCGACCGACCTCGCGACGGCCTGGCTGACGTTCGACGAGGAGGGACGGGAGGCGTTCCGCGCGGCCATGCCGCAGCCTCCCTGCGCCGATGCCGACCAGTGGGCCGCGACCTGGACCCGCGCCCGCGGCTGGGCGGTCACGATGGGCTCGGCGCTGGCCGCGCACTCCGACGACAACCCCCGCATGGCCTCGCTCGGCCGTCACGCCCTTACCCAGCTCGCCTAG
- a CDS encoding DEAD/DEAH box helicase, giving the protein MPPYKKNDRRGAPAARGASASAGSRSPKHRGYRAEEPAAGKKARWTDEDRAARGRATYGSRDESGSGRGRGERPNWEPRGKDARRTEREWERRDRAGERPRREYDRDERPRRDGDDRPRRSFDRDERPRREFDDRPRRSFDRDERPRRDADDRPRRSFDRDDRPRRQFDRDDRPRRDSDDRPRRSFDRDDRPRRSFDRDERPRRSFDQDERPRRQFDRDDRPRRDSDDRPRRSFDRDERPRRSFDQDDRPRRQFDRDDRPRRDADDRPRRSFDRDERPRRSFDQGERPRRDSSFYPSRDEKPAFTPTDDVVLERLEAEAIEAADVEGVTFGDLGLGGNIVRALAELGAETPFPIQAATAPDVLAGKDVLGRGRTGSGKTIAFGAPMVERLMQLWAESGKAGGKRQLGRAPRALILAPTRELALQIDRTVQPIARSVGLFTTQIYGGVPQGRQVGALQRGVDIVIGTPGRIEDLVEQGRLDLSEVVITVLDEADHMCDLGFLEPVQRILRHTADGGQKLLFSATLDKGVAQLVDEFLVDPAVHEVAGEDQASSTIDHRVLVIEHRDKGAIIEQLADREGKTLVFARTRAFAEMLADQLEDAGIPAVSLHGDLNQSRRTRNLSQLTSGRVNVLVATDVAARGIHVDDIDLVIQADAPDEYKTYLHRAGRTGRAGKQGTVVTLIPRHRQRRMNELLERAEIEADFVPTAPGDDHLLTLAQ; this is encoded by the coding sequence ATGCCCCCGTACAAGAAGAACGACCGACGCGGCGCCCCCGCCGCCCGCGGCGCCTCCGCCTCCGCAGGCAGCCGCAGCCCGAAGCACCGCGGCTACCGCGCCGAGGAGCCGGCCGCCGGCAAGAAGGCGCGCTGGACCGACGAGGACCGCGCCGCCCGTGGCCGCGCGACCTACGGCAGCCGTGACGAGTCCGGCTCCGGCCGCGGCCGTGGCGAGCGCCCCAACTGGGAGCCGCGCGGCAAGGACGCGCGCCGCACCGAGCGCGAGTGGGAGCGCCGCGACCGCGCGGGCGAGCGCCCGCGCCGCGAGTACGACCGTGACGAGCGTCCGCGTCGTGACGGCGACGACCGTCCGCGTCGTTCGTTCGACCGTGACGAGCGTCCGCGCCGCGAGTTCGACGACCGTCCGCGTCGGTCGTTCGACCGTGACGAGCGTCCGCGTCGTGACGCCGACGACCGTCCGCGCCGCTCGTTCGACCGCGACGACCGTCCGCGTCGTCAGTTCGATCGCGACGACCGTCCGCGCCGCGACTCCGATGACCGTCCGCGTCGGTCGTTCGACCGCGACGACCGTCCGCGTCGGTCGTTCGACCGCGATGAGCGTCCCCGTCGCTCCTTCGATCAGGACGAGCGTCCCCGCCGTCAGTTCGACCGCGACGACCGCCCGCGTCGTGACTCCGACGACCGTCCGCGTCGTTCGTTCGACCGCGACGAGCGTCCCCGTCGCTCCTTCGACCAGGACGACCGTCCCCGTCGTCAGTTCGACCGCGACGACCGCCCGCGTCGTGACGCCGACGACCGTCCGCGCCGCTCCTTCGACCGCGACGAGCGCCCCCGTCGCTCTTTCGATCAGGGCGAGCGCCCGCGCCGCGACTCCTCCTTCTACCCGTCCCGCGACGAGAAGCCGGCCTTCACGCCGACCGACGACGTCGTTCTGGAGCGCCTCGAGGCCGAGGCCATCGAGGCGGCGGATGTCGAGGGCGTGACCTTCGGCGACCTGGGCCTCGGCGGCAACATCGTGCGCGCGCTCGCCGAGCTCGGCGCCGAGACGCCGTTCCCGATCCAGGCCGCGACCGCGCCCGACGTGCTCGCCGGCAAGGACGTGCTCGGCCGCGGCCGCACCGGCTCCGGCAAGACGATCGCGTTCGGCGCCCCGATGGTCGAGCGCCTCATGCAGCTCTGGGCGGAGTCGGGCAAGGCGGGCGGCAAGCGCCAGCTCGGCCGTGCCCCCCGCGCGCTGATCCTCGCCCCGACCCGTGAGCTCGCCCTGCAGATCGACCGCACGGTGCAGCCGATCGCTCGCAGCGTCGGCCTCTTCACCACGCAGATCTACGGCGGCGTGCCGCAGGGCCGCCAGGTGGGTGCGCTGCAGCGCGGCGTCGACATCGTGATCGGCACCCCCGGCCGCATCGAGGACCTCGTGGAGCAGGGCCGTCTCGACCTCAGCGAGGTCGTCATCACGGTGCTCGACGAGGCCGACCACATGTGCGACCTGGGCTTCCTGGAGCCGGTGCAGCGCATCCTGCGTCACACCGCCGACGGCGGCCAGAAGCTGCTCTTCTCGGCGACGCTCGACAAGGGCGTTGCGCAGCTGGTGGACGAGTTCCTCGTCGACCCGGCCGTGCACGAGGTGGCGGGCGAGGACCAGGCGTCCTCGACCATCGACCACCGCGTGCTCGTGATCGAGCACCGCGACAAGGGCGCCATCATCGAGCAGCTCGCCGACCGCGAGGGCAAGACGCTCGTCTTCGCCCGCACCCGCGCCTTCGCCGAGATGCTGGCCGATCAGCTGGAGGACGCGGGCATTCCCGCGGTCAGCCTCCACGGCGACCTGAACCAGTCGCGCCGCACGCGCAACCTGTCGCAGCTCACCAGCGGCCGCGTGAACGTGCTGGTCGCGACCGACGTCGCCGCCCGCGGCATCCACGTCGACGACATCGACCTGGTGATCCAGGCCGACGCGCCGGACGAGTACAAGACGTACCTGCACCGCGCCGGTCGCACCGGCCGCGCCGGCAAGCAGGGCACGGTCGTCACGCTGATCCCGCGCCACCGCCAGCGCCGCATGAACGAGCTGCTGGAGCGCGCCGAGATCGAGGCCGACTTCGTCCCGACCGCGCCGGGCGACGACCACCTCCTGACGCTCGCCCAGTAA
- a CDS encoding phytoene desaturase family protein, whose amino-acid sequence MPSIDALDAIVIGSGPNGLAAALTLARAGLSVRVYERNATPGGGMRTDELTLPGFLHDQCSAVHPLAFASGFFRRFELDKRVRFVTPTASYAHPLDGGRAAVAYLDLERTADALGVDGPAWRAIIGPLAREADAVAQFTGSQLFQVPRHPLVAARFGLTAIAQGGPWWNIPFRTEEARAMLTGVFAHTTLPLPSVAGAAAGLTLASYAHARGWPVPIGGSQSIVTAMVDDLVAHGGELVTGVDVQSLADLPDARVLVFDTHVEAAARLAQDRLPASYLRRVSRFRSGNGVCKVDFALSGPVPWANPELNETATVHLGGTRSEVARAETTVASGRESDDPYVLVSQPSLFDGSRAPAGKHVLWAYTHVPAGSRDDRTEAVIRQIERFAPGFRDLILATAVKTAVDMEAYNPNYSGGDISTGLPSFSQLIARPVASPDPWRMPGQGLYLASASAAPGPGVHGLGGYYAARSALRHDFGFRSMPSLAPA is encoded by the coding sequence ATGCCCTCCATCGACGCCCTCGACGCGATCGTGATCGGCTCCGGACCCAACGGCCTCGCGGCCGCGCTGACGCTGGCGAGGGCGGGGCTCTCCGTCCGCGTCTACGAACGCAACGCGACGCCGGGCGGAGGGATGCGCACCGACGAGCTCACGCTGCCCGGATTCCTGCACGACCAGTGCTCCGCGGTGCACCCGCTCGCGTTCGCCTCCGGCTTCTTCCGGAGGTTCGAGCTCGACAAGCGGGTGCGGTTCGTGACGCCCACGGCCTCCTACGCCCATCCTCTGGACGGCGGACGCGCGGCCGTCGCCTACCTCGACCTCGAGCGCACCGCTGACGCGCTCGGCGTCGACGGCCCCGCGTGGCGCGCGATCATCGGGCCGCTGGCCCGCGAGGCGGACGCGGTCGCGCAGTTCACCGGCTCGCAGCTGTTCCAGGTGCCGCGGCATCCGCTGGTCGCGGCGCGGTTCGGGCTCACGGCGATCGCGCAGGGCGGCCCGTGGTGGAACATCCCGTTCCGCACCGAGGAGGCGCGCGCGATGCTGACCGGCGTGTTCGCGCATACGACCCTCCCCCTCCCCAGCGTCGCCGGAGCGGCCGCGGGGCTCACGCTCGCCTCCTACGCGCACGCGCGCGGCTGGCCCGTGCCGATCGGCGGGTCGCAGTCGATCGTGACCGCCATGGTCGACGACCTCGTGGCCCACGGCGGCGAGCTGGTGACGGGCGTCGACGTGCAGAGCCTCGCCGACCTCCCCGACGCCCGCGTCCTCGTCTTCGATACGCATGTGGAGGCTGCTGCGCGGCTCGCGCAGGACCGCCTGCCCGCCTCCTACTTGCGCCGGGTGTCCCGGTTCCGCTCGGGCAACGGCGTCTGCAAGGTCGACTTCGCGCTCTCCGGCCCGGTGCCGTGGGCGAACCCCGAGCTCAACGAGACGGCGACCGTGCACCTCGGCGGCACCCGCTCGGAGGTGGCCCGTGCGGAGACGACGGTCGCCTCCGGCCGCGAGAGCGACGACCCGTACGTGCTCGTCTCGCAGCCGTCGCTGTTCGACGGCTCGCGGGCCCCGGCGGGCAAGCACGTGCTGTGGGCGTACACGCACGTCCCGGCCGGCTCGCGCGACGACCGCACCGAGGCCGTCATCCGCCAGATCGAGCGGTTCGCTCCCGGGTTCCGTGACCTCATCCTCGCCACCGCGGTGAAGACGGCGGTCGACATGGAGGCGTACAACCCGAACTACAGCGGCGGCGACATCTCCACGGGCCTGCCGAGCTTCTCGCAGCTGATCGCGCGCCCGGTCGCCTCGCCCGACCCGTGGCGGATGCCCGGCCAGGGCCTGTACCTCGCGTCCGCCTCCGCCGCGCCCGGCCCGGGGGTGCACGGGCTCGGCGGCTACTACGCCGCTCGCAGCGCGCTGCGCCACGACTTCGGGTTCCGCAGCATGCCATCGCTCGCGCCCGCCTGA
- a CDS encoding SRPBCC family protein, protein MSVTIRRMKATPEQIFAVLADPWLYPTWVVGASRLRAADDGYPEAGCRLHHSIGVWPLVLNDETRVDEWTPPRRMVLQAKTRPFGEERVTIEVKPRGDGSVVRMEEHPTSGFSALLPKPVADVILDIRNRETLRRLEWVAVGRQE, encoded by the coding sequence ATGTCCGTCACCATCCGCCGCATGAAGGCGACCCCCGAGCAGATCTTCGCCGTGCTGGCCGACCCGTGGCTGTACCCGACCTGGGTGGTGGGCGCGTCACGGCTGCGCGCGGCCGACGACGGCTACCCGGAGGCCGGCTGCCGCCTCCACCACTCCATCGGCGTCTGGCCGCTCGTGCTGAACGACGAGACCAGGGTCGACGAGTGGACGCCGCCGCGGCGTATGGTGCTGCAGGCCAAGACGCGGCCGTTCGGCGAGGAGCGCGTGACCATCGAGGTCAAGCCGCGCGGCGACGGCAGCGTGGTTCGGATGGAGGAGCACCCGACCTCGGGGTTCTCGGCGCTGCTCCCGAAGCCGGTCGCCGACGTCATCCTCGACATCCGCAACCGCGAGACCCTGCGGCGGCTCGAATGGGTGGCCGTCGGCCGGCAGGAGTAG
- a CDS encoding Dps family protein codes for MRRSDVGVASTRREHAERGFVASPELAKNLQRVHVDLIELHLQGKQAHWNVVGRNFRDLHLQLDEIVEAAREFSDDVAERLRALHATPDGRSATVAEQTSLPEFPNGEVDTAETVDLITERLEAVVGTMRDVHDDVDEEDPTSADILHAIIERLEQLAWMVSAENRTPNRA; via the coding sequence GTGCGACGCAGCGACGTGGGCGTGGCCTCCACGCGGCGGGAGCACGCGGAGCGCGGCTTCGTGGCATCGCCCGAGCTGGCGAAGAACCTCCAGCGCGTGCACGTCGACCTGATCGAGCTGCACCTGCAGGGCAAGCAGGCGCACTGGAACGTGGTGGGCCGCAACTTCCGCGACCTGCACCTGCAGCTCGACGAGATCGTGGAGGCCGCGCGCGAGTTCAGCGACGACGTCGCCGAGCGCCTGCGCGCGCTGCACGCGACCCCGGACGGCCGCAGCGCGACCGTGGCGGAGCAGACGAGCCTCCCCGAGTTCCCGAACGGCGAGGTCGACACGGCCGAGACCGTCGACCTGATCACCGAGCGCCTGGAGGCCGTGGTCGGCACCATGCGCGACGTGCACGACGACGTCGACGAGGAGGATCCGACCTCGGCCGACATCCTCCACGCCATCATCGAGCGCCTGGAGCAGCTGGCCTGGATGGTGAGCGCGGAGAACCGCACGCCGAATCGCGCCTGA
- a CDS encoding lactococcin 972 family bacteriocin, with protein MKKLTISLVASGLAALVVLGGATAANATVAYPEGGTWDYGVKWGGGGTDFVKSDYHHMTRTHKSTACSTGACSYSGWTVPARWALASTVASTWGNASYYDVQ; from the coding sequence ATGAAGAAGCTCACGATTTCACTGGTCGCCTCGGGATTGGCCGCCCTGGTGGTGCTCGGTGGCGCAACCGCCGCCAACGCCACCGTCGCCTATCCCGAAGGCGGTACATGGGATTACGGAGTCAAGTGGGGCGGCGGTGGGACCGACTTCGTCAAGTCGGACTACCACCACATGACGCGGACGCATAAGTCGACCGCCTGCTCGACGGGCGCATGCTCGTACTCGGGGTGGACGGTCCCTGCTCGCTGGGCGCTCGCGTCGACGGTGGCGAGCACCTGGGGCAACGCGTCGTACTACGACGTCCAGTGA